A segment of the Geothermobacter hydrogeniphilus genome:
GGCTACGCCTTCAAGGACCTGCTGGTCGGCTCCGAGGGAACTCTCGGCATCATCAGCGAGATCACCGTCAGCCTGATCCCACCGCCGCAGACCAGGAAAACCCTGCTCGCATACTTCGACACCATGCCCAAAGCCGGCGAGGCGGTGGCCCGGATCATCGCCGCCAAGATCATCCCTTCGACCCTTGAAATCATGGACCAGGCGACCATCGGCTGTGTCGAGGAATTCGCCGGCATCGGCCTGCCGCTCGACATGGCGGCGCTGCTGCTGATCGAAGTCGACGGCCACCCGGCGGTGGTCGAGGAAGAGGCGGCGGCAGTCCACAAGGTTCTGCAGCAGGTCGGCGCCGCCGAGATCAAGCTGGCCGGGAACGCCGACGAGGCCGCCTCGCTGGCCGCCGCCCGCCGCACCGCCCTGTCGGCCCTGGCCCGCAAGTCGCCGACCACCCTGCTCGAAGACGCTACCGTGCCCCGCTCGATGCTGGCCGAGACCTTCACCGAAATCGAGCGTCTGACCGACAAATACCGGCTCACGGTCGGCACCTTCGGCCATGCCGGCGACGGCAATATTCATCCGACCGTACTCTGCGACGAACGCGACCGCGACCAGATGCAGCGCGCCCACGCCTTCTACGACGAACTCTACGAAAAAGTCCTCGCCTGGGGCGGAACCGTCTCCGGCGAACACGGCATCGGCGTCGCCAAACGCGACTACCTGGCCCGGCAGATCGGTCCGGCCGGCATCGCCGTGATGCGGCGGATCAAGGACAGCTTCGATCCGCGGAGGATGCTGAACCCGGGGAAGGTGATCGCGGAAAAATGATGAGAAAAGGTGGCCACCAAGGCACCAAGTTCACCAAGAAAACCATTTTTTAACTGAGAGACGCAGAGATGGAGAGGGTGCGGAGAAAGGCATAAGACCTTTTTGGGGTTTTAAAACCCAAAAGCTTTTCTCTCCCCACCTCTGCACCTCTCCGTCGCTCCGTTAAAAGAGTCTTTGCTCTTCTTGGTGCTCTTGGTGTCTTGAGCGAACGAAGAGAGCGAGTGGCAAGACAACATGACTGACATAGACAAAAGCAACTTCGCCCCCGGCGACGCCCCGACATACGAATCGGTGCTGCAGTGCATGCGCTGCGGCTTCTGCCTGCCGACCTGTCCGACCTTCGCCCTCACCGGTCGCGAGCGTTCCAGCCCGCGCGGCCGGGTGGCGCTGGCGCGGGCGGTCCACGACGGCAAACTCACTTTCAGCGAGGCCCTGAAAGAGGAGAGTTTCTTCTGTCTCGACTGTCGTGCCTGCACCACCGCCTGCCCTTCCGGCGTCAAGGCCGGCGAGGTGATGGAGGTCTGCCGCAGCCAGGCACAGCAATTTTTCCCCGGCGGACACCTGTCACAGAAGTTCCGCAGTTTCGTCCTCGAGCGCATGCTCCCCGACCCGGATGCCCTCGAGAAATCGATGCTCCCCAACCGCCTCTACCAGCGCCTGGGCATCCAGTGGCTGGTGCGCCACTCGCACATCCTCAAGCTCGGCCCCGACTGGATGGAGAAGGCCGAGGGGATGATGCCGAAAATCGGCGAGCCACTACGCCAGCAGCTCCCCGAGATCACCCCGGCAAGGGGCGAGAAGCGCGGCCGGGTCGCTTTCTTCCTCGGCTGCGTGATGTCACTGATGTACGGCGAGGTCTCCCGCCAGACCGTGCGCGTCCTCGCCTACCAGGGCTTCGACGTGCTCACCCCCA
Coding sequences within it:
- a CDS encoding (Fe-S)-binding protein, which produces MTDIDKSNFAPGDAPTYESVLQCMRCGFCLPTCPTFALTGRERSSPRGRVALARAVHDGKLTFSEALKEESFFCLDCRACTTACPSGVKAGEVMEVCRSQAQQFFPGGHLSQKFRSFVLERMLPDPDALEKSMLPNRLYQRLGIQWLVRHSHILKLGPDWMEKAEGMMPKIGEPLRQQLPEITPARGEKRGRVAFFLGCVMSLMYGEVSRQTVRVLAYQGFDVLTPKATKCCGAPHLAEGDRETSRQLALHNLELFLKEDVDAIVTDCAGCGASLKEYEELLEGLVPHEKLEKFRAKIRDVQEFLAEAGLRSEGLKPVNTSVTYHEPCHLCHAQGVSKQPRDLIKAIPGVEFREMNESSWCCGSAATWGLKFTEESQQVLDRKLNNIKATDADHLVTANPGCHLQLAWGLKQAGIKQDVLHLMELLGQATPE
- a CDS encoding FAD-binding oxidoreductase, whose amino-acid sequence is MISQAAVARLRDMLGTKNVLSEPEDLLTLGYDSTPELSGQPDVAVYPPDLDGILTAIEIARDEGLPIVPRGSGTGLSGGSVPVSGGMVLCLNRMNRILEIDEANLTATVEPGVITLDLFNAVAEKGLFYPPDPGSQKISTLGGNVMENAGGLRGLKYGVTRDYVMALQCVLPDGSVVNTGGKSVKDVAGYAFKDLLVGSEGTLGIISEITVSLIPPPQTRKTLLAYFDTMPKAGEAVARIIAAKIIPSTLEIMDQATIGCVEEFAGIGLPLDMAALLLIEVDGHPAVVEEEAAAVHKVLQQVGAAEIKLAGNADEAASLAAARRTALSALARKSPTTLLEDATVPRSMLAETFTEIERLTDKYRLTVGTFGHAGDGNIHPTVLCDERDRDQMQRAHAFYDELYEKVLAWGGTVSGEHGIGVAKRDYLARQIGPAGIAVMRRIKDSFDPRRMLNPGKVIAEK